The following coding sequences lie in one Steroidobacter denitrificans genomic window:
- a CDS encoding TolC family outer membrane protein produces MKPCAYLVIAGSVSLLASVAWPADLVTVYQRALQSDPQIREADANRLASLESKPQALAALLPQLSASGSYSKTDQEVERTTLINSDPSIPTSPLVPRTIGSDSDLDARQYELSLRQTLFRWDQWVALKRADAQVAQAEADFQAAQQDLIQRTALRYFDVLAAQDTVDAAEASLEAFSRQLEQADKRFEVGLVAITDVQEARAAHDQAAANVIQAKRTLATTRELLRELTGESFDSLAAPIDDMPLKIPDPLDQNQWVSTALEQNLRVISARLATDIAKQDIRVARAGHYPSIDLVASRSDQDFDGTQIGRNAAGQSTARSPADQSQTTDSIGIQVTVPIYSGGAASSRVRQRVYLHRAARERLERANRETERSARDAYLGVLSEISRVKALRQALESSQTALEATEAGFEVGTRTTVDVLDARRQLFAAQTNYSRSRYDYLLNVLQLQLASGTLGLADLQEINGFLQERPLSR; encoded by the coding sequence GGCCTGGCCCGCGGATCTGGTCACGGTCTATCAGCGCGCCCTGCAGAGCGATCCCCAGATCCGTGAGGCGGATGCCAATCGGCTAGCCAGCCTCGAATCCAAACCGCAGGCATTGGCGGCGCTGCTGCCGCAGCTGAGCGCCAGCGGCTCCTACTCGAAGACCGATCAGGAAGTGGAGCGCACCACGCTCATCAACTCCGATCCGTCCATTCCCACCAGCCCGCTGGTACCACGCACGATCGGCAGCGACAGCGACTTGGATGCCAGGCAGTATGAGTTGAGCCTGCGCCAGACGCTGTTTCGCTGGGATCAGTGGGTCGCACTCAAGCGTGCCGATGCGCAAGTCGCACAGGCCGAAGCAGACTTCCAGGCCGCCCAGCAGGACCTCATCCAGCGCACTGCACTGCGCTATTTCGACGTACTCGCCGCCCAGGACACAGTCGACGCCGCCGAAGCCTCGCTGGAGGCCTTTTCGCGACAACTGGAACAGGCCGATAAGCGTTTCGAAGTGGGGTTGGTCGCGATCACGGATGTCCAGGAAGCGCGCGCAGCACATGACCAGGCCGCCGCGAACGTGATCCAGGCTAAACGTACGCTGGCAACCACCCGGGAACTGTTGCGCGAACTGACGGGTGAGTCATTCGACAGCCTGGCGGCACCGATCGACGACATGCCCCTGAAAATCCCGGATCCCCTCGACCAGAACCAGTGGGTGAGCACAGCGCTGGAGCAGAACCTGCGCGTCATCTCTGCGCGTCTAGCCACCGATATCGCCAAACAGGACATCCGGGTGGCACGTGCCGGGCACTACCCATCGATCGATCTGGTGGCCAGCCGCTCCGATCAGGATTTCGATGGCACCCAGATCGGCCGCAACGCTGCCGGCCAGAGCACCGCACGCAGCCCTGCCGATCAGTCCCAGACCACCGATTCGATAGGTATACAAGTCACGGTGCCCATTTATTCCGGCGGTGCAGCTTCCTCGCGTGTGCGCCAGCGTGTTTATTTGCATCGCGCAGCACGCGAACGTCTGGAGCGGGCGAATCGTGAAACCGAGCGTTCGGCCCGTGACGCCTACCTCGGCGTACTCAGTGAAATATCCCGCGTCAAGGCGCTCAGACAGGCGCTGGAATCCAGCCAGACTGCGCTGGAGGCGACCGAAGCCGGCTTCGAGGTCGGCACCCGAACCACCGTGGATGTGCTGGATGCACGACGCCAATTGTTCGCTGCACAAACCAACTATTCACGCAGCCGCTACGATTATCTGCTCAACGTGCTGCAACTCCAACTCGCCTCAGGAACCCTCGGATTGGCCGATCTCCAGGAGATCAACGGTTTCCTGCAGGAACGCCCGCTCTCGCGCTAG